One genomic region from Solwaraspora sp. WMMD792 encodes:
- a CDS encoding ThiF family adenylyltransferase — MPILTTPTLTTPARGPDPQADSNGPTPADRYDRQVRAFGPHTQRRLAELTVAVVGLGGVGSQVVQSLAHLGVGGLLLVDPDTVTATNLNRLVGAKPADVARAATKVTVASRTVRTINPQVRVRGIAGSILDPVVWQQVRPAEVILGAVDGHAPRWALNRLAVQYARCYLDVGVELGPAPRPEPPDDHNQEANSRVRLEAGGHLAVVRPGGPCLLCLSGYDPRLVDAELDPGLAAARRAAGYRVDDPAEPTPSVVFLNQIIAGYAVGELLNYVSPWRPPVRYLLMDATANETTVLDADRDPECLACGPDSPRGLSDAAGPPSVARTTAPPAAHDAAGASPSPNTQPSRYSSPGEPGPRNESRHHDT; from the coding sequence GTGCCGATTCTGACCACGCCGACCCTGACCACACCGGCCCGTGGGCCGGACCCGCAGGCCGATTCCAACGGGCCGACCCCGGCGGACCGCTACGACCGGCAGGTCCGGGCGTTCGGTCCGCACACGCAGCGTCGGCTCGCCGAGCTGACCGTCGCCGTGGTCGGCCTCGGCGGCGTCGGCAGCCAGGTCGTCCAGTCACTGGCCCACCTGGGCGTGGGTGGGCTGCTGCTGGTCGACCCGGACACGGTCACCGCCACCAACCTGAACCGTCTGGTCGGCGCCAAGCCGGCCGACGTGGCGCGGGCGGCGACCAAGGTCACTGTCGCGTCCCGCACGGTCCGGACCATCAACCCGCAGGTACGGGTACGCGGCATCGCCGGCAGCATCCTCGACCCGGTCGTCTGGCAGCAGGTGCGCCCGGCCGAGGTGATCCTCGGCGCGGTCGACGGGCACGCGCCACGCTGGGCGTTGAACCGGCTGGCCGTGCAGTACGCCCGCTGCTATCTCGACGTCGGGGTCGAGCTGGGACCGGCACCCCGGCCGGAGCCGCCCGACGACCACAACCAAGAAGCCAATTCCCGGGTACGGCTGGAAGCCGGCGGGCATCTGGCGGTGGTCCGCCCCGGTGGCCCGTGCCTGCTCTGCCTGTCCGGCTACGACCCGCGGCTGGTGGACGCCGAGCTTGACCCGGGGTTGGCAGCTGCTCGCCGGGCGGCCGGCTACCGGGTCGACGATCCGGCCGAGCCGACGCCCAGCGTGGTTTTCCTCAACCAGATCATCGCCGGGTACGCCGTCGGCGAGCTGCTGAACTATGTCTCACCGTGGCGGCCACCGGTGCGGTATCTGCTGATGGACGCGACGGCGAACGAAACGACGGTGCTGGACGCCGACCGCGACCCGGAGTGCCTGGCCTGCGGGCCGGACTCGCCACGCGGGCTCAGCGACGCCGCCGGCCCACCGTCCGTGGCCCGGACGACCGCGCCTCCAGCGGCGCACGACGCTGCCGGAGCATCACCGAGCCCGAACACCCAGCCATCCCGATATTCGTCACCCGGCGAGCCAGGCCCACGCAACGAGTCCCGCCACCACGACACCTGA
- a CDS encoding E2/UBC family protein, translating into MGKTIRINGVDVPVIDDMLSGRDIKRAAGLPQERVLVRQDDDRNVIVPDDQRIRVADQQQFTHHARHSKAMNTLDPRRLRIRHEAAQLAYAYPGLTVADDESWLHIPEFRLPPHWEPDRTTVLIVPPATYPETAPDGFFLGDHLRRRDGRTLVQPAHYFSAYKNRYAELGYRWYCLEDPERNWDPRFDSLVSYVEAIRTYLGTVD; encoded by the coding sequence ATGGGCAAGACGATCAGGATCAACGGGGTCGACGTACCGGTGATCGACGACATGCTGTCCGGCCGCGACATCAAGCGGGCGGCCGGCCTGCCGCAGGAGCGGGTCCTGGTCCGCCAGGACGACGACCGCAACGTCATCGTCCCCGACGACCAGCGGATCCGCGTCGCCGATCAGCAGCAGTTCACCCACCACGCCCGGCACTCCAAGGCGATGAACACGCTCGACCCGAGGCGGCTGCGCATCCGCCACGAAGCCGCCCAGCTCGCGTACGCGTACCCGGGGCTGACCGTCGCCGACGACGAGTCCTGGCTGCACATCCCCGAGTTCCGGCTGCCGCCACACTGGGAGCCGGACCGCACCACCGTGCTGATCGTGCCGCCGGCCACCTACCCGGAGACCGCCCCGGACGGCTTCTTCCTCGGCGACCACCTGCGCCGCCGCGACGGCCGCACGCTCGTGCAACCCGCCCACTACTTCTCGGCCTACAAGAACCGTTACGCCGAGCTGGGCTACCGCTGGTACTGCCTGGAAGACCCCGAACGCAACTGGGATCCGCGCTTCGACTCGCTGGTCAGCTACGTCGAGGCGATCCGCACCTACCTCGGCACGGTCGACTGA